Proteins from one Oncorhynchus gorbuscha isolate QuinsamMale2020 ecotype Even-year linkage group LG18, OgorEven_v1.0, whole genome shotgun sequence genomic window:
- the LOC124002683 gene encoding RNA-binding protein 5-like isoform X5 yields MLCQGSLKVGTKTALMRYVQPDRIGKEALEPGHKAGPPTQEPLLPCPGQLLVDKAKNEHHSQDVSQAKTPVDPLSQQGSWQRSSDLTPEAWQQQVDQQLRQQEAEQQAESWASRNPRRQGPGPHQMDPIFKESKTMIIKNVKPTTTVETILKSLDPFAYLDERNVRLVRGKPPGAKCFCFVDMDSHEQVTRLVELLTKPRPLSIDGVRVYAEIAKPLKNQKYRKEFDKSNTSLLGYPPEASMTEQQYYSSQPPNQPPGGPPPNMQGDHMGGPISSDPLSNSSVSHLNSSMTSGGGYAEPPPVDPYHQALDPQVSSAAAAGGLAATGDHGTDGYSYATETPDMTNYLYDATSGFYYDPQTTLYYDPASRYFYNAQTQEYLYWDSVSKTYIPVPGGHSTDTQLPIAQSGVALAPDVQAILANPAADAPLDMKRPEPTPHFDPPQLLNPTPAPNPNPNPSPERREEEDTAPRIDKKDNKDKPGEKEEKPRSLAAFKIMKDMERWAKIQNRQKDSVRVPSPVLKASGGGLDDRKSSKAADAAFTIFERKGGDDLFKKPMAPPKKEGKGSKQSIGSLGLLASDYAATGSDEEEEVVQHEDPQASRSQSQEKEDKLTDWKKMACLLCRRQFPNKDGLLRHQQLSDLHKQNMEIHMKIKRSKKELEALENQEKELSARESNGSPEQKRRKHQHQNSWVGGSRDMHKGSERPGLGSEPVERKKKESVVWNHATYKQAVRKAMFARFKELD; encoded by the exons GGATCCCTGAAGGTTGGCACTAAAACAGCTCTGATGCGATACGTCCAGCCAGACAGAATTGGCAAGGAAGCTCTA GAACCAGGGCACAAGGCAGGCCCCCCGACCCAGGAACCCCTACTGCCATGCCCAGGCCAGCTCCTGGTCGACAAGGCCAAGAATGAGCACCACAGCCAGGATGTCTCCCAAGCCAAGacaccagttgacccactgtccCAGCAGGGCTCATGGCAGCGCAGCTCGGACCTTACCCCAGAGGCCTGGCAGCAGCAGGTGGACCAGCAACTTAGACAGCAGGAGGCTGAGCAGCAGGCAGAGTCCTGGGCCAGCCGCAACCCCCGCCGCCAAGGCCCTGGCCCACATCAGATGGACCCAATCTTTAAGGAGAGCAAGA CCATGATCATAAAGAATGTGAAGCCCACCACTACAGTGGAGACCATTCTGAAATCCCTGGACCCCTTCGCCTACCTTGATGAGAGGAACGTTCGTCTGGTCAGAGGAAAACCCCCGGGAGCCAAATGCTTTTGCTTCGTAGACATGGACTCCCATGAG CAAGTGACCCGTCTGGTAGAGCTCCTCACCAAGCCCAGGCCTCTCTCTATCGACGGGGTCAGGGTTTACGCTGAGATTGCTAAGCCATTGAAGAACCAAAA GTACAGAAAAGAGTTTGATAAATCAAACACTTCTCTCCTGGGGTACCCACCTGAGGCCAGTATGACGGAG CAGCAGTACTATTCATCCCAACCTCCCAACCAACCACCAGGAGGCCCCCCACCTAACATGCAAG GCGATCATATGGGTGGACCGATAAGCTCAGACCCTCTCTCCAATTCATCTGTTTCGCACTTGAACTCCAGCATGACTTCA GGAGGTGGCTATGCTGAACCTCCACCAGTTGATCCCTACCACCAGGCTCTGGACCCCCAGGTCTCCTCTGCTGCAGCAGCAGGGGGGTTGGCAGCAACAGGAGATCATGGCACTGATGGCTACAGCTATG cTACTGAAACTCCAGACATGACAAACTACCTGTATGATGCCACATCTGGGTTCTACTATGATCCCCAGACTACCCTGTACTATGACCCTGCCTCTAGG TATTTCTACAATGCCCAGACCCAGGAGTACCTGTACTGGGACAGTGTGTCCAAGACGTACATCCCCGTTCCCGGAGGACACTCTACAGACACCCAGCTCCCCATTGCCCAGTCTGGTGTTGCCTTGGCACCAGACGTACAGGCCATTCTGGCCAATCCAGCAGCAGACGCTCCGCTGGACATGAAGAGACCAGAGCCAACCCCTCACTTCGACCCTCCCCAGCTCCTGAACCCCACTCCtgcccctaaccccaaccccaacccttcccccgagaggagagaggaggaggacactgCACCTCGCATAGACAAGAAAGACAACAAGGACAAaccaggagagaaagaggagaaaccCAGGAGCCTAGCTGCTTTCAAG ATCATGAAGGATATGGAGCGCTGGGCTAAGATCCAGAACCGTCAGAAGGACAGCGTCCGTGTTCCGTCCCCTGTACTCAAGGCCTCCGGTGGCGGGCTGGACGACAGGAAGTCCTCCAAGGCAGCTGACGCAGCCTTCACCATCTTCGAGAGGAAG GGTGGAGACGACCTCTTCAAGAAGCCTATGGCTCCTCccaagaaagaggggaagggctCAAAG CAGTCCATTGGCTCTCTGGGCCTGCTGGCGTCAGACTACGCAGCAACAGgcagtgatgaggaggaggaggtggtgcagCATGAGGATCCTCAGGCCTCTAGGAGTCAGTCTCAGGAGAAGGAAGACAAGCTGACAGACTGGAAGAAGATGGCGTGTCTGCTGTGTAGGAGACAGTTCCCCAATAAGGACGGCCTGTTGCGCCACCAGCAGCTCTCAGACCTCCACAAGCAAAACATGGAGATCCACATGAAGATCAAGAGATCAAAGAAAGAGCTGGAGGCTTTGGAGAACCAGGAGAAAGAG CTGAGTGCCAGGGAGTCCAACGGCTCCCCTGAACAGAAGAGAAGGAAACATCAACACCAGAATAGCTGGGTCGGTGGCTCCAGGGACATGCATAAAGGCAGTGAGAGGCCGGGGTTAGGTTCTGAGCCTGTTGAG AGGAAGAAAAAGGAGTCTGTTGTCTGGAATCATGCCACCTATAAGCAAGCGGTGCGCAAGGCCATGTTCGCACGCTTCAAAGAACTGGACTGA